The region CGAGCCCTGGTCGATCACCTTGAGCACATCGTCCTTGCCGATGATCGCGGCGGTCACCTGGATGCCGCCGGTGCCCCAGCCGTACGGCAGCGGCATCTCGCGGCTGCCGAACGGGACCTGGTAGCCCGGGATCGCCACCGCCTTGAGCAAGGCGCGGCGCAGCATGCGCTTGGTCGATTCGTCGAGATAGCCGAAGTTGTAGTGCGCGTCGCGGGCAAGGCCCGCGGCCATGGTGGTGTCGGCGGCGCTCATGCCAGCGTCTCCTCTTGGGGCTGTGGCTGCGGTTGCTGTTGAGGTCGCGGCGGTGCCGCCGCGGGCGCAGTCATGGCGCTGTCCGGCGCGTCGGCGCCATCCGCGCGCAGCCGGCGCAGCAACTCCAGGTTGGCCTGGAAGTCCACGTAATGCGGCAGCTTCAGATGCTGCACGAAGCCAGAGGCCTCGACGTTGTCGCTGTGGTACAGCATGAACTCGATATCATTGGCCGGCGCGTCGGCGGCCTCGCCGAGCGCTTCGGCGCGCATGGCGCGGTCGGCCAGCGCCATCGACATAGCCTTGCGCTCGTTGTAGCCGAACACCAGCCCGTAGCCGCGCGTAAAGCGCGGCGCCTCGTCGGCATTGCCGGCGAACTGGCTCACCATCTGGCATTCGGTCAGCTCGATCTCGCCGACGGTGACGGCGAAGCCAAGCTCTTCGACAAACAGCTCCACCTCGGCCGTGCCGTAGCGGATCTCGGCCGCGAACGGGTGCGAGTTGCCGTAGCCGCGCTGGGTCGAGTAGCCCATCGACAGCAGGAAGCCCTCGTCGGCGCGCGCCAGGTTCTGCAGGCGCGCGGCACGGCCGGCGGGGAAGGTCAGCGGCTCGCGCGTCAAGTCTGGCGGCGCGGGGTCGCCTGCGGGGATCTCGTCGGCTTCGACCAGGTCGTCCGCTTCCAGCAGGCTGGTCACGCGCGGCATGGTCGCGGCCAGTGGCTGCTGCTCGGAGGGAAAAGGCTGAGGTGCGCGGCCAATCTCGAGCGAGAAATCCAGCAGCCGTTGCGTGTAGTCGTAGGTGGGCCCCAGCACCTGGCCGCCCGGCACGTCCTTGAAGGTCGAGGAGATCCGCCGCTGCAGGCGCATGGCGCCGGTATCGA is a window of Cupriavidus taiwanensis LMG 19424 DNA encoding:
- a CDS encoding carbon-phosphorus lyase complex subunit PhnI, with amino-acid sequence MYVAVKGGERAILNSYRMLDAYRRGDTAVPELTLAQIREQMPLAVSRVMAEGSLYDPHLAALALKQAAGDQIEAIFLLRAYRTTLARFGYTQPLDTGAMRLQRRISSTFKDVPGGQVLGPTYDYTQRLLDFSLEIGRAPQPFPSEQQPLAATMPRVTSLLEADDLVEADEIPAGDPAPPDLTREPLTFPAGRAARLQNLARADEGFLLSMGYSTQRGYGNSHPFAAEIRYGTAEVELFVEELGFAVTVGEIELTECQMVSQFAGNADEAPRFTRGYGLVFGYNERKAMSMALADRAMRAEALGEAADAPANDIEFMLYHSDNVEASGFVQHLKLPHYVDFQANLELLRRLRADGADAPDSAMTAPAAAPPRPQQQPQPQPQEETLA